The sequence below is a genomic window from Harpia harpyja isolate bHarHar1 chromosome 3, bHarHar1 primary haplotype, whole genome shotgun sequence.
GCCACCGTCACCGCGCCGGCCCGCGGTCACCCAGCCAAAGTCCCGCGAGGCGCGGCGGGACAAGGACAAAAACCTCGCTGAAGGGGCCAGCTCAGCGGTACTCACCCGCAGCAGCCTTTTCACTCGTGACTCCAAAAATCCCATACGCTTGTGACACAAGCCACCGCCCGGCCACACGCAGCGATTTTCAAGTTCAGCCACCTAAAATCGCGACCGAGGAGACTAGTTACGAGCCGGCTGTCAGCTCCCCTCCCTTCTTGCTGCCCTGCGAGGCCCAGAGTGAGCTCATTTCCCTCCTGGCTCCATGCCTGCTCTTCAGTTAACCACATGAAGCGCCAAGTTGCTTGGAACGAGAACAGCGTGTGCTTACTGGTCCCCAGGGCTGCCTAAAAACCATGTCTCCTGGGGCTTGCGTGGGGAGCTGCAGCTGATGCGAGACGCGGACGCCTTCGCCCatcgcttcatcctcctcccgTCTCCACCGCAGCACCGGCCTCGGCTGAACCACGTTTCTCCCGTGGTGGCTGTGCAGACCCGCTCCCGCAGCGGGGACGTGCTGGCTCTGTAGGGACACAGATGGGCAATTTGGGACAAAGAGCTGTTCCGAGCCTGTGGGTCACAGCAGAGCACCCCAAGGAGATATCACAGGCTGTCAAAGTATCTAGGATTAAGTCTGCAAAGAAGTTGCAGCCTCCAGTTTTCAGGCTAGAAGATTTACCACTACCGCACTCCttggcacagggcaggggggggTCAAGGTCCCGGCACCGCATACGGTGACTACGTGATGGTGACTGGAGCCGGAGAGCCTCCGATGGGACCCCACAGCTCTCTCCCCCCCCTCAAAGTTTACACCTGCAGGGTTAAGCCTACACAgcagttcagaaggaaaaaagagacaagtTTTGTTCCCCAAAGCATCCCTGTCATTAAGGCAATAGATCAAGAATCAATCCCGTTTCCTCCGCCCTTTTTGTAATCGCAATTGCAAAGCAAgtgtcccttccagctgaacgcTCTGGCCACCGCTAACTTTCAGCGCAAGAGGGGAAAGAcgcatttttctttctcactaGCCCCATGAAGCCATGGCAAGAGATGGAAACAAACACCTGGAAGGACTCTGAGCACAACAGGctgtggtttggggtgggggggagcatgGAGAGCACCTCCCCAGTGGAAAGGGCAGCTCCCAGGGGACAGCAGATTCCTCCTGCACCCACTAAACGCGATCTTGAGATACCTGTCACCGGCCGGAGGAGCACAACCTGGGGAGGTGCAGGCATCAAAGCTGATAaccgtcccccccccagcatctaAAATGACTGCAAGTGCAAATCATTACTTACCAAAGTGCCAGGGCAATGCTCAACGAGGAGGCACATCCGTGCTTGCAAGGGCCAGCAAAGCGGGGGACTAAAAGGCGAGCCACTCCTGCAACATTCCAGCAGCACCGAGACCATCAAAGATTGGGTGGTGACAGCTTCTAGTGTCTCCTCGCATAAAATGTCTTCCcatttttctcttgctctcaTCTTCCaggcagaaataaagaaaaggtgaagaaacTGGGCAGTCCCAAGAAGTACCATATAAAATGAAAACTAGAATAGGAAAGTTGTCCTGAAAAATCTGGTATGAGGTAGAGATCTGAGGAAATTTGGCTTGGGGAAAATAGCTGATCACCAGACCTGTGTtctgcaggagggaaaaaaccgAGAGACTCACATCGAAACAGGGAACACAAAGACCCATGGTACGTGCAACGAGTTAGGCTAACCTCAGCACGCATCCGACCCTCCCTGCTTGCCCGGTCACAGAGAGGATTACAGGAGGACAAACTGCCATTCATGACCGCACAGCCAAGGAAAAGCAAGCAGACATCCATGTTAAAGGCAGGCTCCTCCGGTTCTGCCCTTCCCATCCTGTCAGCCTTAGCGAGACCCCAGGACCCGTGAGGGTCTATGCTCGCTTTGTCTTCACGTAAAAACAAAACCTTGGGCGTTGTAACAAATCCCCAGTGGAGTTAGAAAGCAGATGTCTGCATCCTACCTGCCCATGCTATTTACAGATTATTTAGCCTTTCTGTGCTCGGTTTTCTTAACAAAACGAGTGATTTCACTTTAAAAGTCATCTCGAACAAGAACTGTTCGACAAGCACAAGATGTTGTGGCAAGCCTTATATGCAGGAAACTAATACCTGAAGAACAGCCAGTCCTCAAACTTGTGCGGGTGCCAGGTTTTCCGTTTCAGCAAATATGGACATCATTAACCGCCGTACGTGAACAGAGGACACCCTGTCTTAACAGGGGAGCTCACCAGAGGCCCAAGACCCGCTTCACGCTGAAATACAGAGAGCAGTTGTTACAAAAGATCTGCTGGAAAGCAATGCATCCATGCGCTTCTGACTTCAATTTCCCCGAGTTAACtaactctctctcccctttctaaCTCTTAGACCACGGCTGCGCATTATTAAATTGCTAAAAGTAAGAAGAGCAAAAGCCCACCCCTGCTTTTCCTTCGGTGCAGCCCAGCTCAGTGGAATCACTCTTTGATTTACACTGGGGTGCGTGACACCAGAACCAAGGCCTTTGtagcacagaaataaattcagCACAGAAAGCTGAGGAAAACGTGTTTGCTTTTGTAGCAGGGTGTGATGGCCTTGCCTTTCAAGACACGCATTGGAAACAAAGTTTTCCTGTGAAGTGACTGCTGACAAGGACCAGGAAACGCAGATCTCAGCCTGCACGATCTGCTTAAAACTGAGAGGATGAAGGTGTCAATAGggcttccttcctcctctggaaAAACCTAAGTTTTTACAAACATAGGTACATCCAAACCAAACACAATACAAAGATAATGCAGTGAAGAAAGCATGAAGCTTTCTTGACCAGAAGCTCCACTCCTTTGAATAGGCAGAGGCCCAGGGTTCAGGGCTTCTTTGGGTTCACATCGCTGGAATTTCAAGAGCCCCATACCTAGAGCCTGAGTTTCACTGCAGAAAGCGTAGCTGCCTTCCTTACGCTAAACTTAAGGCTTACAAGGTTGAATTCTTCGAGCCAACAAAGCTTAAAGTAAAATAGGCCACAGACATAAAGGGGCAGATACACGTTAGCGTTTCTGAGCCGTTCTGACATGAACTGACCTACAGATGCCGTCTCTAACGCTGTTCTGTACAAGCCAATAGCTGCTGACAGGGAGATGCTTTCGGGCGGGCAGGTGATGCCCCAAAGAAAGCTGTAAGCTCTGCCCACCCTCCTGCTGCATGACAGGGTCTCTGTCAACAAAAAGGATTTGCTCTGACTCCCTTCTCTGGACATGAAACGAACTGCTCACCCAgagcaagacagacagacaaaagtCCAGGATCATGATTTCAAAATGATAGCGCTATATATAAATatggtttacagttggactcaatgatcttgagggtcttttccaaccccaatgattctatgatttaactGCAACAAAACTTGTTCCCGAGCCCGTTTGCCCAGACAATCCAAAGGATGTTCAGAAATGGGGCTAGCATCAGAGACTGCTGCCCGAGTCAGGCAAGGATTCGGTAGGTGCGCAGCAACAGCCTGAATTTAGCGTTTCTCGATGGCACACGACAAACTGACCGCCCAGAGTATACCTCATTCAGATGGAAGTTGTATCACTGCCAGCTGCGGGACCAGCGCCGATGAGAAACCCCTGGTCCTGCTCCCCTGGACTACCACACTGCCCAGAGCCGAGGTTCCTGGGGCAGGTTTCGACatgcccccccccgccaccttccTCAGCACCCTGACCCGGGCAGCCAGTCTGACTCCAGCTGCCTCCACCAGCTCTGTAGCACATCTCACCCCACTCACCTGTGTGAATTGTGACCCTGCGAACTGCCAAGGCTCTACTGAAAGCCAAGTGACAACCAAGTTCTTCAGCAGGtttcaagatttatttattttaaaggagaaaaaaaacaccccaggATACAGCATTTACATTCAGTCGGTCTCCTACGTAAGTTTAAATACGCGTGGCACATGTTTTCATAGCCAAGTGTTGCCTGTTGGCTGACGTCACACTAAAACATCAGATTGTGCGTAGTCACTGCACAGCTATGAACACAagtactgaagtcaatggaacaCGCTTCCCAGCTAAAATCCTCTTGTGCTGCCGTGGGTTCAGCACAGTAACATTTCTTAGGCATTTCAGAAGCACAAAACACTGTCCTTTCCAAGATGCTTTAGACCAGATTTTGACTGACATCTTCCAAATGCGtggaattttaaaagcaattcccATCTTTTCATTTGGATTGGCGAAATCACAGGCTGTACTTTGGTTCCTGAGCATTTACTTAAGGCTTGCGCATTCGTCATCTTTGTTCTACTCAGTGACACTGCCATAGGACACAACTAGAACTGCTTTGGATCCAGCCAGCACGGGCTTTATCCGAAGAGGCTCGCGAGCACAGGTGATCTTGCACGTACTCTGGCAGGAGGGGTACACTTCTCTACAAAGGTGTTTTAACAAAGGTACTCTGGCTGAAATCTGTCTTTGGGAAGTTGCTTTCTCCGAGTACCTCTTCCCCGGTAACCTTGCCAGTCGGAGGTAAAGCTTTTAGCTTCTCTGTCTTCTGATGATTGGTTTTCACAAATCTCAGCAGGTTAACGATAGCAGCTGGTGTAATTCCAGGGATGCGGCTGACTGCACCAATCTGCGTGTGGGAACAGGAACAAgttaaccaaaaccaaacctacaCACTGGAGCTAGTGAGAAATGAGATCAAAACCTGTGGGTATTCCTTTCCCCAATTCTCCTCACCCGCCCATGTCCCTTGGGAAGACACAGAAGGGATTTCATTGCTGCTCAACCTTGCTGTGGCCCAAGATCTTACCGTCTGTGGACGGTTAGAGTCCAGTTTCTCCCGCACCTCTGTGGAGAGTGATGCATCAATGGCAAAGTAATCCAGGTCCTCTGGCAGTCGGAGGGCTTCATCACGACGCACTTCTTCTATTTCCTGCTGTTGATTGACTACACACCACTCGTAAGCAGCTGTGATGGAAGATCAGGGAAACAAAACAACCAGATATAGGTGTTCACGTGAAACAGGTCACTTGCAAGAATTCTTGGAAGCAGAACGAACAATTCCACTGAGAGAGTCAAAAGCTCCTAAGGAAGTTTCCAACCTCACAGACTAAAGAGCCTAATTTGCATCCCTACTTTGGAAGAAGTCATATTCTTTAACACCATGGTGGAGGTACGTTTCCTCCAGGAATTAAGATACATGggttggctttccctctcatcccaaGAAAGGATGGTCTATTTGACAGAGCAgtaaggagagaggaaaaacccaGGAGTGAACATGAATAGTTGATCTCACCCCACAAAGTGAAATGCAGGTGCTTGCATAGGGCCGTGGCCTGTGGTAAAAGGTGCATGCTCTGGTAATGGTGTTGCATTTCACTAAGCAGCAACATGAAACACACTGGGATGAATGGATTGGCTCTCCCCTTACTGAACAAAACGTACACAGATCCCACAAAGAGATCCTAACCCTCGTACTCTACCTTCTATTTTCAATCTCTCTGCCAGTTCTCTCCATTGAGCAAGCCTTCCCAGGGGCTCTGGGACAGCCCTTGCCAGAACCTCCATGTTGGCCTCTGGATGTTGAAGGATGTCAAAGGCACTGTGGGGAAAAAGAGTAAGTTTTTATGGTAGGAAGGAGTCACTTGCGTAAGGCAGATTTACAGCTGTTCCCAGTTCAAACTGGTTAAGATCTCAGCATAAGCCAGAACAACTGCAGAGCCAAGCTCACCTCCCTGCTATCTCCTCTCAGTACACAGAAGAGCTGTTAAACTCTTGAAGAGGAGCTCTTTATGAAAAATGAACAGCAAGATAGGAGGGACAAGGTAAGGGGAACCTTTCCCACAGACTGAGTCACCCAGGTCTTAGTCACtgatttaaaagaacagaaaagataaGGTGAGATAAAGGATGGGTAAGGG
It includes:
- the LOC128139410 gene encoding uncharacterized protein LOC128139410 isoform X2, translating into MRAREKWEDILCEETLEAVTTQSLMVSVLLECCRSGSPFSPPLCWPLQARMCLLVEHCPGTLSQHVPAAGAGLHSHHGRNVVQPRPVLRWRREEDEAMGEGVRVSHQLQLPTQAPGDMVFRQPWGPVAELENRCVWPGGGLCHKRMGFLESRVKRLLRVSTAELAPSARFLSLSRRASRDFGWVTAGRRGDGGPVMGVRQELEAAGPDAERSRRRTP
- the LOC128139410 gene encoding uncharacterized protein LOC128139410 isoform X3; protein product: MVLLGTAQFLHLFFISAWKMRAREKWEDILCEETLEAVTTQSLMVSVLLECCRSGSPFSPPLCWPLQARMCLLVEHCPGTLSQHVPAAGAGLHSHHGRNVVQPRPVLRWRREEDEAMGEGVRVSHQLQLPTQAPGDMVFRQPWGPVAELENRCVWPGGGLCHKRMGFLESRVKRLLRRTKVDLENLGTKIPIKADAPEAKTQRGAKVLKRIT
- the LOC128139410 gene encoding uncharacterized protein LOC128139410 isoform X5, producing the protein MVLLGTAQFLHLFFISAWKMRAREKWEDILCEETLEAVTTQSLMVSVLLECCRSGSPFSPPLCWPLQARMCLLVEHCPGTLSQHVPAAGAGLHSHHGRNVVQPRPVLRWRREEDEAMGEGVRVSHQLQLPTQAPGDMVFRQPWGPVAELENRCVWPGGGLCHKRMGFLESRVKRLLRSGNMRNLRT
- the LOC128139410 gene encoding uncharacterized protein LOC128139410 isoform X6, whose product is MVLLGTAQFLHLFFISAWKMRAREKWEDILCEETLEAVTTQSLMVSVLLECCRSGSPFSPPLCWPLQARMCLLVEHCPGTLSQHVPAAGAGLHSHHGRNVVQPRPVLRWRREEDEAMGEGVRVSHQLQLPTQAPGDMVFRQPWGPVAELENRCVWPGGGLCHKRMGFLESRVKRLLRK
- the LOC128139410 gene encoding uncharacterized protein LOC128139410 isoform X4, coding for MVLLGTAQFLHLFFISAWKMRAREKWEDILCEETLEAVTTQSLMVSVLLECCRSGSPFSPPLCWPLQARMCLLVEHCPGTLSQHVPAAGAGLHSHHGRNVVQPRPVLRWRREEDEAMGEGVRVSHQLQLPTQAPGDMVFRQPWGPVAELENRCVWPGGGLCHKRMGFLESRVKRLLREEVNKACTNSEL
- the LOC128139410 gene encoding uncharacterized protein LOC128139410 isoform X1, with the protein product MVLLGTAQFLHLFFISAWKMRAREKWEDILCEETLEAVTTQSLMVSVLLECCRSGSPFSPPLCWPLQARMCLLVEHCPGTLSQHVPAAGAGLHSHHGRNVVQPRPVLRWRREEDEAMGEGVRVSHQLQLPTQAPGDMVFRQPWGPVAELENRCVWPGGGLCHKRMGFLESRVKRLLRVSTAELAPSARFLSLSRRASRDFGWVTAGRRGDGGPVMGVRQELEAAGPDAERSRRRTP